The following coding sequences lie in one Hoplias malabaricus isolate fHopMal1 chromosome 14, fHopMal1.hap1, whole genome shotgun sequence genomic window:
- the LOC136666506 gene encoding N-acetyllactosaminide beta-1,3-N-acetylglucosaminyltransferase 3-like, with translation METCRLRTRRRWLELAVVLCVGLLCLLILRKTDVGDKSLENISESEDSSLEIATRTLPALPTITGPKCVQNSSASNVTGFSELPTHIQDFLYHRHCRHFPMLLNNPRKCGGPEASSDVFLLLVIKSSPANYDRREVLRKTWAAERQQNGVWIRTLFISGTTGESYEKQRLNKLLEVENREYQDILQWDFNDSFFNLTLKQILFLQWMEKWCPNAHFFLNGDDDIFANTDNMVVFLQGLGKDGAEKHLFVGHLIQWVGPIRERGSKYFVPVQVQEWDTYPPYCGGGGFLLSRFTSRTIFNMSHSILILPIDDVYMGMCLEKAGLKPTSHIGVRTAGLRVPGKDLDPYDPCYYREIILVHRFLPHQIYIMWHEIHRPDLKCGRMLSL, from the exons ATGGAAACCTGCC GGctgaggacgaggaggaggtgGCTGGAGTTGGCCgtggtgttgtgtgttggacttttgtgtttgttgattCTTCGGAAGACGGACGTTGGGGACAAGAGCCTGGAGAACATCTCTGAATCTGAAGACTCAAGTCTGGAGATCGCGACTAGGACACTTCCAGCTTTACCAACGATTACGGGTCCTAAATGTGTACAGAATTCATCTGCCTCTAATGTGACAGGATTTTCAGAATTGCCGACTCACATTCAGGATTTCTTGTACCACCGCCATTGCCGGCACTTCCCAATGTTGTTGAATAATCCCAGGAAGTGTGGTGGTCCAGAGGCATCTTCAGATGTCTTCCTTTTGCTGGTGATCAAAAGCTCTCCAGCCAATTATGACAGACGCGAAGTTCTGAGGAAGACTTGGGCGGCAGAGAGGCAACAGAATGGCGTCTGGATCCGGACATTGTTCATTTCCGGAACCACAGGTGAAAGCTACGAAAAGCAGAGGTTAAACAAACTCCTGGAAGTGGAGAACCGGGAATACCAGGACATTCTGCAGTGGGACTTCAACGACTCCTTCTTCAACCTCACTCTGAAGCAGATCCTCTTTCTACAGTGGATGGAGAAGTGGTGCCCAAATGCTCACTTCTTCCTCAATGGAGATGACGACATTTTCGCCAACACGGACAACATGGTGGTCTTCCTCCAGGGACTGGGCAAAGACGGCGCCGAAAAGCATCTATTTGTGGGACACTTGATCCAATGGGTGGGACCCATCCGAGAAAGAGGGAGCAAGTATTTTGTTCCGGTCCAGGTCCAGGAATGGGATACGTACCCTCCATACTGCGGCGGAGGAGGATTCCTTCTCTCTCGCTTCACGTCCCGGACCATCTTCAACATGTCCCACTCCATCCTCATCCTCCCCATCGATGACGTCTACATGGGCATGTGTTTGGAAAAGGCTGGACTCAAGCCCACGTCCCACATCGGAGTTCGGACCGCCGGCCTCagagtccctggaaaagacctAGACCCTTATGACCCCTGCTACTACCGTGAGATCATCCTCGTCCACAGATTCCTACCTCATCAGATCTACATCATGTGGCATGAAATCCATCGCCCAGATCTGAAATGCGGGAGGATGCTCTCTCTATAA